A stretch of the Vulcanisaeta souniana JCM 11219 genome encodes the following:
- a CDS encoding NAD(P)/FAD-dependent oxidoreductase, translating into MGKTFDVVVVGAGSTGATTAYYLAREGFRVLVVDKRGIAQGMTAYSLGLVRSYYANDYVARMSHYSHGFFMNFEREFGTGVFTKTGLLVISNDETGIRRTFDMLRSIGAKVRLLGGDEIREMLNASVTLGEAGIYEEDAGYVDTGLYTNTVMNRARELGVEFVIDEAQVKFEGNEVVGVRLINSGEVIRANHYVIATNVWTQKLLPQLNLPIKNIIERVIRVEIGRSLPNVFDYVNNFYIRPEGSSYGLMGLLYPPEDAWPDPDDFNPLAEPEFDYAVNAMENAAKRMPWFTNAKYLGGWRGLYDVVTPDWMPIIDEPIKDLIVVVGLSGHGFKLAPAFALMVTELIKYGKVRTFRDIFRLSRFREGRLIQGTVQEKAAF; encoded by the coding sequence ATGGGTAAAACATTCGACGTCGTGGTGGTTGGTGCAGGCTCCACAGGGGCGACGACGGCGTATTACCTTGCCCGGGAAGGCTTTAGGGTCTTGGTGGTTGATAAGCGTGGGATTGCTCAGGGGATGACGGCTTACTCCCTAGGCCTTGTTAGGAGTTATTATGCCAATGATTATGTGGCTCGGATGTCGCATTATAGTCATGGTTTTTTCATGAATTTCGAGAGAGAATTTGGCACTGGTGTATTTACGAAGACGGGCCTCCTGGTTATTAGCAATGATGAGACTGGCATAAGGAGGACCTTTGACATGTTACGTAGTATTGGTGCTAAGGTTCGATTATTGGGTGGTGATGAAATTCGTGAAATGCTTAACGCTAGCGTTACGTTGGGTGAGGCCGGCATTTATGAGGAGGATGCCGGCTATGTTGATACTGGCCTATACACGAACACCGTAATGAATAGGGCTAGGGAGTTGGGTGTTGAGTTTGTGATTGATGAGGCTCAGGTCAAGTTTGAGGGTAATGAGGTGGTTGGTGTGAGGCTCATTAATAGTGGCGAGGTTATAAGGGCTAACCACTACGTTATTGCAACCAACGTTTGGACCCAAAAACTATTACCACAGTTGAACCTGCCGATTAAGAACATTATTGAGAGGGTGATTAGGGTCGAAATAGGCAGGTCACTGCCTAACGTATTTGATTACGTGAATAACTTCTACATAAGGCCCGAGGGCTCTAGCTATGGTTTAATGGGCCTACTGTACCCACCCGAGGATGCTTGGCCAGACCCAGACGACTTCAATCCATTAGCCGAGCCAGAGTTTGACTATGCCGTTAACGCGATGGAGAACGCCGCCAAGAGAATGCCGTGGTTTACAAATGCTAAGTACCTGGGTGGCTGGAGGGGTTTATATGATGTCGTTACCCCGGACTGGATGCCCATAATTGATGAGCCAATTAAGGATTTAATAGTCGTTGTTGGTTTGAGTGGTCATGGCTTTAAGTTGGCGCCGGCCTTCGCCTTGATGGTCACAGAATTAATAAAGTATGGAAAAGTAAGAACATTCAGGGACATATTTAGGCTGAGCAGGTTTAGGGAGGGGAGGTTAATACAGGGG
- a CDS encoding molybdopterin-dependent oxidoreductase — translation MVIACTRDCYDTCIFDESYRPLNIFPINGFTCARGKADLIRNERNRVTSAYIDGKEVSIDEAIKYVAKLFREVIKRDPARILRTDYDGNQSLLTWYFPDRLFNVIGASQTDRSICSAEGHAAIRAHYGTSMGALPEDFVEYRAAVFWAFPASVSAPHIWALFIKKFKVAIDVRLSDTARKSDRAIIVRPGTDVFLALGVIKVLIEEGLVEGRVRHFEDLAGYVGKFSLDYLSRISGVPIDDIRWLAEFYHDYKPLTLIGFALGRSLNGGDAIGMISLIPALVGLERGYYYSNSLGWGIDFDYLRGLHMAKSPRVIPMADFGDYIERGEVDIVYAWNENPVVTLPGGDKLIEAVRESRATLIVHDPYWSETAKLANVVIPAPTFLEKYDVVYGYWHDYLVYNEPIKSPRGITEVDLVRRLAKELGISHPLLLEDPWDAVDKAIRPTGITLGELRDRKVVRIKPRYLPANEPDALPLPNPVEPSELSSNEVRLVFTSHPLYTNTQFREVYGNLESVVYTHDYEGVFALENEFGVVRVRAVRDSNVPSGVALIYKSSLIDLDGKPINALTGRVKGRYAGTPLLNGVKVRIKKLFQ, via the coding sequence ATGGTAATTGCATGCACGAGGGACTGCTACGATACATGCATATTCGACGAGAGCTACAGACCGCTTAACATATTCCCAATCAATGGCTTCACATGTGCCAGGGGCAAGGCCGACCTAATTAGGAATGAGAGGAATAGGGTTACTTCGGCTTACATAGATGGTAAGGAGGTTAGCATTGACGAGGCCATTAAATACGTAGCGAAACTGTTCAGGGAGGTCATAAAGAGGGATCCAGCAAGGATACTGCGTACGGATTACGATGGTAACCAATCTTTACTTACGTGGTATTTCCCAGACAGGCTATTTAATGTAATTGGTGCATCACAGACTGACAGGTCCATATGCTCTGCGGAGGGCCATGCAGCCATTAGGGCGCATTACGGCACCAGCATGGGCGCACTACCCGAGGATTTCGTTGAGTATAGGGCTGCCGTGTTCTGGGCGTTCCCGGCTAGTGTGTCGGCGCCGCACATATGGGCTTTATTCATTAAGAAGTTTAAGGTGGCGATTGATGTTAGGTTAAGCGACACGGCTAGGAAGTCGGATAGGGCGATAATAGTTAGGCCTGGCACTGATGTGTTCCTGGCGCTCGGTGTAATTAAGGTCTTGATTGAGGAGGGTCTCGTTGAGGGTAGGGTTAGGCATTTCGAGGATTTGGCGGGTTACGTTGGGAAGTTCTCGCTTGATTACTTATCGAGGATTAGTGGCGTGCCTATTGATGACATTAGGTGGCTCGCCGAGTTTTACCATGATTATAAACCATTAACACTGATTGGCTTTGCCCTTGGTCGTTCATTAAACGGCGGTGATGCCATTGGCATGATTTCACTAATACCGGCCCTAGTCGGTCTTGAGAGGGGTTATTACTACTCGAATTCCCTGGGTTGGGGAATAGACTTTGATTACCTCAGGGGTCTTCACATGGCTAAGTCGCCTAGGGTTATACCCATGGCAGATTTTGGGGATTACATTGAGCGTGGTGAGGTGGATATCGTGTATGCCTGGAATGAGAACCCAGTGGTTACACTGCCAGGTGGTGACAAGTTGATTGAGGCTGTTCGTGAGAGCAGGGCCACATTAATCGTTCATGATCCGTACTGGTCTGAAACAGCTAAGCTGGCTAATGTCGTTATTCCAGCGCCGACATTCCTTGAGAAGTATGACGTGGTTTATGGTTATTGGCATGATTACCTGGTCTATAACGAGCCCATTAAATCACCCAGGGGTATAACGGAGGTTGACCTAGTACGTAGGTTGGCTAAGGAGCTTGGGATTTCCCACCCATTACTTCTTGAGGATCCCTGGGATGCCGTGGATAAGGCCATAAGACCCACCGGCATTACTCTAGGGGAGTTAAGGGATAGGAAAGTCGTTAGGATTAAGCCGAGGTATTTACCCGCAAACGAGCCCGACGCACTTCCACTACCTAATCCCGTGGAACCCAGCGAATTGAGCAGTAACGAGGTTCGCCTAGTATTTACCTCACACCCGCTTTACACTAATACGCAGTTCCGTGAGGTTTACGGTAATTTAGAGTCTGTGGTTTATACTCATGATTATGAGGGTGTTTTTGCCTTAGAGAATGAGTTTGGTGTTGTTAGGGTTAGGGCCGTTAGGGATAGTAATGTGCCTTCTGGTGTGGCGTTGATTTATAAGAGTAGCCTTATTGACCTTGATGGTAAGCCAATAAATGCCCTCACAGGTCGTGTTAAGGGCAGATATGCAGGCACACCGTTGCTAAATGGCGTTAAGGTAAGGATAAAGAAATTATTCCAATAA
- the amrS gene encoding AmmeMemoRadiSam system radical SAM enzyme has protein sequence MKETILYKALPDGRIECTACARRCKLSDGQYGFCGVRWNLGGKLYLMVYGKISAIAVDPIEKKPLYHFNPGSMVLSFSTYGCSWACQYCQNFDISQRRILEGFEVTPEKIVELAETYGTQGITYTYNEPSIFAEFAYDVGVLARKRGLFNTFVTNGYMTDEAVDYISKFLDAATVDFKGNAEPKFLRRFSLVPDPEPIFQTLLDMKRKGIFIEITDLVVPEIGDNLEHARKLVRWVVDNLGPETPMHFLRFHPDYRVDYLPPTPTETLERHAQVAKEEGLRYVYIGNVPGHRLENTYCPNCGKVVIRRRGFDILEVNLTEDGRCKFCGAKINIGGRVWPTWRSSDRFAYVPIELLSRYVRITREQIEEFRGRVHVRKQD, from the coding sequence ATGAAGGAGACAATATTATATAAGGCATTGCCTGATGGCAGGATTGAGTGCACGGCATGCGCAAGGAGGTGTAAACTTTCTGATGGGCAGTATGGATTTTGTGGAGTTAGGTGGAACCTAGGCGGTAAACTCTACTTAATGGTTTATGGGAAGATCTCGGCAATAGCCGTGGACCCGATAGAGAAGAAGCCACTTTACCACTTCAACCCAGGTTCAATGGTCCTCTCCTTCTCCACATACGGCTGCAGCTGGGCATGCCAGTACTGCCAGAACTTCGACATAAGCCAGAGGAGGATTCTCGAGGGATTCGAGGTAACTCCGGAGAAGATCGTGGAATTGGCCGAGACCTATGGGACCCAGGGAATCACATATACGTATAATGAACCGTCGATCTTCGCCGAATTTGCGTATGACGTTGGAGTCCTAGCCAGGAAGAGGGGGTTGTTCAACACATTCGTTACTAATGGCTACATGACTGATGAAGCCGTTGATTACATATCTAAATTCCTCGATGCAGCCACTGTGGACTTCAAGGGGAACGCTGAGCCTAAGTTCCTGAGGAGATTCTCATTGGTTCCCGACCCCGAACCCATATTCCAGACACTCCTTGATATGAAGAGGAAGGGCATATTCATTGAGATCACTGACCTCGTGGTCCCCGAGATAGGTGATAACCTGGAGCACGCCCGTAAACTGGTCAGGTGGGTAGTGGATAACCTAGGGCCCGAGACACCCATGCACTTCCTGAGGTTTCATCCTGATTACAGGGTTGATTACCTACCGCCAACACCCACAGAGACCCTGGAGAGACATGCACAGGTGGCTAAGGAGGAGGGACTTAGGTATGTGTACATTGGTAATGTACCGGGGCACAGACTTGAAAATACTTACTGCCCCAACTGCGGCAAGGTAGTTATTAGAAGGAGGGGGTTTGATATATTGGAAGTTAATTTAACCGAGGATGGCAGGTGCAAATTCTGCGGCGCCAAGATCAACATCGGCGGCAGGGTTTGGCCTACGTGGAGATCCAGTGATAGGTTCGCATACGTACCAATAGAACTACTGTCTAGGTACGTTAGAATAACCAGGGAGCAGATTGAGGAATTCAGGGGCAGGGTGCATGTGAGGAAGCAGGATTGA
- a CDS encoding FHA domain-containing protein — protein MGTSEETRRIDIPTTETMRRSINKLELIFIESPRDVMKDFKVMFDLSIIKEITLGRSPENVVVIPDPTVSRKHAVITVINNEELLLKDLNSTNGTYVLDGGSFKKISEYRFSDDIVVRLGYYTVVKLSIIGEGQ, from the coding sequence ATGGGTACTAGTGAAGAGACGAGAAGGATAGATATACCAACAACTGAGACTATGAGGAGGAGCATTAATAAGCTTGAATTGATTTTCATTGAGAGTCCCAGGGACGTTATGAAGGATTTTAAGGTAATGTTTGATCTATCAATAATTAAGGAGATTACGTTGGGCAGAAGCCCGGAGAATGTCGTTGTGATACCGGATCCCACGGTATCGAGGAAGCACGCGGTGATCACGGTAATCAATAACGAGGAGTTATTACTCAAGGACTTAAATAGTACTAATGGTACTTATGTACTCGATGGTGGTTCATTTAAAAAGATAAGTGAATATAGATTTAGCGATGACATAGTGGTTAGGCTTGGCTATTATACTGTTGTTAAGCTATCCATCATAGGTGAAGGGCAATGA
- a CDS encoding serine/threonine-protein kinase, translated as MLVTSIDKVIKVLPGMVLFISLLFLVGASIPRVLIAIALFVLFYELFRKFPLKNNWFLVPLVSEIIIALSVIFLMTTASFYDALAIFMGIVVLILALRVADFRVLIALMTVYVLYLFYRGYLNPAPTGLYLLINSLLIFFSTFVITIRHAILMYRVDFPEDRLDSVMTYLGISLTIPLAVFLVFLNEPYVYMALLPSVVSAMPMMRRVPGYVSSILIALAIFYGVYPSINFTWLSFTALILIFIIAYLRPTRLRFVKGLKPPISWLGTWLDGKYLIDEVIAIGGFSYVLRGRDERGRVYAIKVLKDKDSRGNPLASDPRVLSSFKKEMSEYLLIESPRVVKVFEVHIPPDERLPYKSLEDYLNEPPYVVMEHMEGGSLRDLMRERGPLNLDEFMKIAYSITLALSELHRVNIIHLDLKPENILFKDKNRSVVKIGDLGAAKIMISGKSYVSQFSIAYAAPEVSRGIADIRSDIYSLSCIFYEMLTGINPHMYRLSSGQVVVPPLNNYRPDIPLEIVLLVMRGLEVNPAMRPSSTEEILTVLGKFLGNAM; from the coding sequence GTGTTGGTTACCAGTATTGATAAGGTGATTAAGGTGTTGCCGGGAATGGTACTATTCATAAGCCTATTGTTTTTGGTTGGCGCCAGCATCCCACGCGTATTGATTGCTATCGCACTTTTTGTACTGTTCTATGAATTATTTAGGAAGTTTCCACTAAAGAATAATTGGTTCTTGGTGCCCTTGGTTTCGGAAATCATAATAGCATTATCCGTAATTTTTCTCATGACTACGGCGAGTTTTTATGACGCATTAGCCATATTCATGGGGATTGTGGTACTAATACTGGCGCTGAGGGTTGCTGACTTTAGAGTTTTAATTGCGCTAATGACCGTTTACGTATTATACCTGTTCTACAGGGGTTATCTGAACCCAGCACCAACTGGTCTCTATCTATTGATTAATTCCCTTCTCATCTTTTTCTCCACCTTCGTAATAACAATAAGACATGCAATCCTCATGTACAGAGTTGACTTCCCGGAAGACCGTCTTGACTCAGTAATGACATACCTAGGCATTTCGTTGACCATACCATTGGCTGTATTCCTGGTGTTTCTAAATGAGCCTTACGTATACATGGCATTGCTGCCCAGTGTGGTATCCGCAATGCCCATGATGAGGAGGGTTCCTGGATATGTCTCCTCAATCTTGATTGCATTAGCCATATTCTATGGCGTATACCCATCCATTAATTTCACCTGGCTGAGTTTCACAGCCCTAATACTGATCTTCATAATAGCCTACCTAAGACCCACTAGGTTGAGGTTCGTTAAGGGGCTAAAGCCGCCAATATCGTGGCTAGGCACTTGGTTAGATGGTAAGTACCTAATCGATGAGGTAATCGCGATCGGTGGATTTAGTTACGTCCTTAGGGGCAGGGACGAGAGGGGCAGGGTCTACGCAATAAAGGTTCTTAAGGATAAGGATTCAAGAGGCAACCCCTTGGCGAGTGACCCCAGGGTTCTATCATCATTTAAGAAGGAGATGAGTGAGTACCTGCTTATTGAGAGCCCGCGCGTTGTTAAGGTATTCGAGGTTCATATACCACCTGATGAGAGGCTTCCCTATAAATCCCTCGAGGATTACCTGAACGAGCCTCCATACGTGGTTATGGAGCATATGGAGGGTGGCTCATTGAGAGACCTAATGAGGGAGAGAGGGCCGCTCAATCTAGATGAGTTCATGAAGATCGCCTACTCAATAACCCTAGCCCTTTCTGAACTCCATAGGGTAAACATAATACACCTTGATCTTAAGCCTGAGAACATATTATTTAAGGATAAGAATAGGTCTGTGGTTAAGATTGGCGACTTAGGGGCGGCTAAGATAATGATTAGTGGTAAGTCCTATGTATCCCAATTCTCAATAGCCTACGCAGCTCCTGAGGTGAGCAGGGGTATCGCCGACATTAGGTCAGACATATACTCACTTTCCTGTATATTCTATGAAATGCTGACTGGAATAAACCCACACATGTATAGATTAAGTAGCGGTCAGGTAGTGGTACCACCACTCAATAACTATAGGCCTGATATACCGCTTGAAATAGTCTTGTTAGTGATGAGAGGCCTCGAGGTGAACCCTGCAATGAGACCATCAAGCACTGAGGAAATACTAACGGTCCTAGGTAAGTTCCTGGGTAATGCCATGTAA
- a CDS encoding acylphosphatase translates to MKRVHVLIKGMVQGVGFRSFVRRNARNLGVKGFVRNLPDGFTVEVVAEGDDDSIEQLIGIIRKGPPGAIVEDMEVEYEEPKNEFNDFEILY, encoded by the coding sequence ATGAAGAGGGTCCACGTACTAATCAAGGGCATGGTACAAGGAGTGGGCTTTAGATCGTTCGTAAGGAGAAACGCCAGAAACCTCGGAGTTAAGGGCTTCGTTAGGAATTTACCTGATGGCTTCACAGTGGAGGTCGTAGCCGAGGGTGATGATGACTCCATTGAACAGTTAATAGGGATAATACGCAAAGGCCCACCAGGCGCCATCGTTGAGGACATGGAGGTCGAGTATGAGGAGCCTAAGAACGAGTTTAATGACTTTGAGATCCTTTATTAA
- a CDS encoding NUDIX hydrolase: MGREYPRYPLVGVGAIDIKDDKILLIKRGAEPNRGKWSIPGGMVEPGEDPDRASLRELQEETGIIGKVIGLFGVYQYVERDNECRVKHHFLILDYLVEPVGGEPRASSDALELRFIGLREALSLDLTDTVRQLIMDLLDSGLKPCGGGFIKYVNKGSQSH; the protein is encoded by the coding sequence ATGGGAAGAGAGTATCCAAGATATCCCCTGGTTGGTGTCGGCGCTATAGACATCAAGGATGATAAGATCCTGCTGATAAAAAGAGGCGCGGAGCCCAACAGGGGCAAGTGGTCAATACCGGGTGGAATGGTTGAACCAGGTGAAGACCCAGACCGCGCATCACTGAGGGAATTGCAGGAAGAGACTGGCATCATCGGTAAGGTAATTGGCCTTTTCGGTGTTTACCAATACGTGGAGAGGGACAATGAATGCAGAGTCAAGCATCACTTCCTGATCCTTGACTATTTAGTGGAGCCCGTTGGTGGAGAACCTAGGGCGTCAAGTGATGCCTTAGAATTAAGATTTATTGGTTTAAGGGAGGCCTTGAGCCTTGATTTAACGGACACCGTAAGGCAACTAATAATGGACCTACTGGATTCAGGGCTTAAACCGTGTGGTGGTGGTTTTATTAAGTACGTTAATAAAGGATCTCAAAGTCATTAA
- a CDS encoding MoaD/ThiS family protein — translation MKVRVVLSANLHELASSVSLVVQVPNEYTVRDLIIKLGELNPEIPKILLRGGELSESYIVIVNGRDIHWLKGLLTNLNDGDEVLIAPKAFIS, via the coding sequence ATGAAGGTGAGGGTAGTACTATCGGCAAACCTGCATGAGCTCGCTAGCTCCGTAAGCCTAGTTGTTCAGGTGCCGAATGAATATACGGTCAGGGACCTAATAATAAAGCTTGGCGAACTAAACCCTGAAATACCAAAGATCCTACTTAGAGGTGGTGAACTTAGTGAGAGTTACATAGTTATTGTGAATGGCAGGGACATACATTGGTTGAAGGGTTTACTTACTAACCTTAATGATGGCGATGAGGTATTAATTGCGCCTAAGGCGTTCATATCATAA
- a CDS encoding CoA transferase subunit A translates to MAKSKLMKIDEALDLINNDDEIAIGGMSLHRNPMAIAVAIAKSNKNDLTLVDREPGLAFDLLTVSGRVRRIRAAMVTFEHFGIAPGFRRMVESGEVEFIEDVCEGVMAGLRAGAYGLPFMPSAIALDSDLVLLNVKRGIWRVIRDPFNDQDLVVVKAIRPDVALVHVHRADERGDFELYGPKYEDLLKIQAARRVIITAEEVVNEDYFREHPERLALPGFLVTAVVHSPKGAWPTSMYGYYRADYDVIKKYFDSVKAGLSVEKVLEVFAYG, encoded by the coding sequence ATGGCCAAAAGCAAGCTAATGAAGATTGATGAGGCGCTGGACTTGATTAATAATGATGATGAAATAGCGATTGGTGGCATGTCCCTCCACAGGAACCCCATGGCGATCGCGGTGGCCATAGCTAAATCGAACAAGAATGACCTAACGTTAGTGGACAGGGAACCTGGCCTAGCCTTTGACTTGTTAACAGTTTCAGGAAGGGTCAGGAGGATTAGGGCGGCAATGGTGACCTTCGAACACTTCGGCATTGCGCCTGGGTTCAGAAGGATGGTGGAAAGCGGCGAGGTGGAGTTCATAGAGGACGTCTGTGAGGGCGTTATGGCTGGGCTCCGTGCTGGGGCTTACGGTCTCCCCTTCATGCCATCAGCAATAGCCCTAGATAGCGACTTGGTTCTATTAAATGTTAAGAGGGGTATTTGGAGGGTGATTAGGGATCCATTTAATGATCAGGATTTAGTTGTAGTCAAGGCCATAAGGCCTGACGTAGCCTTAGTACATGTACATAGGGCTGATGAGAGAGGTGATTTTGAACTCTATGGCCCTAAGTACGAGGACTTACTTAAAATACAGGCTGCCAGGAGAGTGATAATTACGGCTGAGGAGGTAGTCAATGAGGATTACTTCCGGGAACATCCAGAGCGTTTAGCATTGCCTGGCTTCCTGGTGACGGCAGTAGTGCATTCACCAAAGGGTGCATGGCCGACATCAATGTACGGTTATTATAGGGCTGATTATGATGTCATTAAGAAGTACTTTGATAGTGTTAAGGCTGGATTAAGCGTTGAGAAGGTGCTTGAGGTGTTTGCCTATGGCTGA
- a CDS encoding CoA-transferase, translating to MADMDNVIKCMATQLRNGDITYTGLASVPAILAIELARYWGLNTWFINVAEIYEPKDIVITPSSGDPYSFIDGKGFFVSLDAFDLARRGQLDVMFFSAAQLDRRGNMNLSVIGSYERPRVRLPGGAAAAYLYRRARRVVMWLREHSRRTLVERVDFITAPGPTKQGPTLIVCTPKAMFVFDRDSGELMLTGLFPSVSVDDVINNMAFRPRIKEPLSVLEPVTNEELQFLNKLDPASVRYS from the coding sequence ATGGCTGACATGGATAACGTTATTAAGTGCATGGCAACGCAATTAAGAAATGGCGATATTACCTATACGGGACTTGCATCGGTCCCTGCCATATTAGCCATTGAGTTGGCTAGGTATTGGGGACTGAATACTTGGTTCATAAACGTGGCGGAGATATACGAGCCCAAGGACATAGTAATAACGCCATCATCAGGGGACCCATACTCATTTATTGATGGTAAGGGCTTCTTCGTAAGCCTAGACGCGTTCGACTTGGCTAGGCGTGGTCAGCTTGATGTCATGTTCTTTTCGGCGGCTCAGCTCGATCGTAGAGGCAACATGAACTTATCAGTAATTGGTAGTTATGAAAGGCCCAGGGTTCGATTACCAGGCGGCGCAGCCGCGGCTTACCTGTATAGGAGGGCTCGCAGGGTGGTGATGTGGCTTAGGGAGCACTCGAGGAGGACACTTGTTGAAAGGGTTGACTTCATTACGGCCCCTGGTCCCACAAAGCAAGGCCCGACCCTAATTGTATGTACGCCAAAGGCAATGTTTGTGTTTGACCGTGACTCGGGAGAGTTAATGCTGACTGGCTTATTCCCAAGTGTTAGTGTTGATGATGTCATTAATAATATGGCCTTTAGACCAAGGATTAAGGAACCACTGAGTGTCCTTGAACCTGTGACTAATGAGGAGCTTCAATTCCTAAATAAACTAGACCCAGCCAGTGTCAGGTACTCGTGA
- a CDS encoding MFS transporter: MDNNKLKNYVIIQNLANGLVSPFMSFLAAIIGVPSIGISLVSSASSFFSGIVQLPLRRNRHVGYLLRLSTMLLATLWLTMAFIAYGNPVLYLVTYILIAGVSGVNSFAWSLIMERLSRGSRGRVLATYAFYGSIGGLLATLMTGMLVGDNYVVMHYVFIGSAVLNFANTINIWYIKHMDPDSQVIDGVIMMLRNNRRLTRFLLVNTLFAIVWSFAWPLFPLAQVYLLNMNVEQLAIVNIISGSSTLILQRLVGRWFDRDRRLIMFLGRLLLVTFPLSYALANSVYVIYLANIIAGFTNSASNIAYMSFVYDNSRDRKTAIGLYNLFYGIGTLIGSLVSGALITLIINYAGLRNGIRYMLLGDAAARAVVATLYTSV, translated from the coding sequence ATGGATAATAATAAATTGAAAAATTACGTAATAATCCAAAACCTGGCCAATGGCCTTGTTTCACCTTTCATGAGCTTTTTAGCGGCAATTATCGGTGTGCCCAGTATTGGTATTAGCCTGGTTTCATCAGCCTCATCCTTCTTCAGCGGCATTGTTCAATTACCATTAAGGAGGAATAGGCATGTTGGGTATTTGCTTAGGTTGTCAACTATGTTGCTGGCTACTCTGTGGCTTACAATGGCATTTATCGCATATGGAAATCCAGTGTTGTACCTAGTAACGTACATACTCATAGCTGGTGTCAGTGGCGTTAATTCCTTTGCCTGGTCCCTAATAATGGAGAGGCTTAGTCGGGGTAGTCGTGGTAGGGTATTGGCAACCTACGCCTTCTATGGATCAATAGGTGGTCTGTTGGCCACGTTGATGACCGGCATGTTAGTCGGTGATAATTACGTGGTAATGCACTACGTGTTTATTGGAAGTGCTGTTCTTAATTTTGCGAATACGATCAATATATGGTATATTAAGCACATGGATCCTGATTCGCAAGTCATTGATGGAGTAATAATGATGCTTAGGAATAACAGGAGGTTAACGAGGTTTCTCTTGGTTAATACTCTATTTGCTATCGTATGGAGCTTTGCATGGCCGCTTTTTCCGTTGGCGCAGGTCTATCTTCTCAACATGAATGTTGAGCAATTAGCCATTGTTAATATTATTAGTGGTTCATCGACACTCATCCTCCAGAGACTCGTGGGCAGGTGGTTTGATAGAGACAGGAGGTTAATAATGTTCCTAGGTAGGCTTTTGCTTGTGACTTTTCCGTTATCGTATGCCCTGGCGAATAGTGTGTATGTGATTTACCTGGCAAATATTATAGCTGGTTTTACGAATTCTGCATCTAACATTGCGTACATGTCATTTGTCTATGATAATTCCAGGGATAGGAAAACGGCCATTGGACTTTATAACTTGTTTTATGGCATTGGTACTTTGATCGGTTCGTTAGTGAGTGGTGCCCTGATAACATTGATCATTAACTACGCAGGTCTGAGGAATGGCATTAGGTACATGTTGCTTGGTGATGCGGCGGCTAGGGCAGTTGTTGCCACCTTATACACAAGTGTTTAA
- a CDS encoding ATP/GTP-binding protein has translation MFTVFIVGTAGSGKTTLVSAFAEWLENNQYDVALVNLDPAVEYVPYVPDIDIRDVVSARELMRKYKLGPNGSIIAAIDMLAVRAQEIKSQIMDIGANYVLIDTPGQMELFAFRSVGSVLINRLSVDRSAAVFVIDATQAQTPSGYVSSMLLALSTQFRFNLSQVNVLNKIDLLDKPVIDEILEWSEETDLLKEALLSDQVNKLEADLSVRLSDVLTAVGTLSRPIPISARTGEGLDALYRVLHNIYVGGSDYDYLE, from the coding sequence ATGTTTACAGTTTTCATAGTTGGTACCGCGGGGTCTGGGAAGACGACGCTCGTTAGTGCATTTGCTGAGTGGCTTGAGAATAATCAGTATGATGTTGCCCTTGTTAATCTCGATCCTGCCGTGGAGTACGTGCCCTATGTGCCTGATATAGACATTAGGGATGTGGTTTCAGCCAGGGAGTTAATGAGGAAGTATAAGCTTGGTCCTAATGGTTCAATAATAGCGGCGATTGATATGTTAGCTGTCAGAGCTCAAGAGATAAAGAGTCAGATTATGGATATTGGTGCTAATTACGTCTTGATAGACACGCCAGGACAGATGGAGCTCTTTGCCTTTAGAAGTGTCGGATCAGTGCTTATTAATAGACTTAGTGTGGATAGATCCGCCGCTGTCTTCGTGATAGATGCCACACAGGCCCAGACACCGAGTGGTTACGTATCGTCAATGCTCTTGGCATTATCAACACAGTTCAGGTTCAATTTGTCCCAAGTAAATGTGTTGAATAAGATTGACCTGCTTGATAAGCCTGTGATTGATGAGATACTCGAGTGGAGTGAGGAGACTGATTTACTCAAGGAGGCGTTGCTTTCGGACCAAGTTAATAAGTTGGAGGCCGACCTAAGCGTTAGGTTGTCTGATGTGTTAACTGCCGTAGGCACACTGTCTAGGCCGATACCAATAAGTGCAAGGACCGGTGAAGGCCTTGATGCATTGTATAGAGTGCTTCACAATATCTACGTTGGCGGCAGTGACTATGATTACCTTGAGTAA